A window of the Synechococcus sp. LTW-R genome harbors these coding sequences:
- a CDS encoding DUF2232 domain-containing protein, giving the protein MSLSRRQARQLTDTAYLAAATALLWVGLYYLPVGGALFRLALPLPLALLQLRHNGRCAVEGVTVAALLLVALMGPIRGPLVLFPYGFLALWLGWCWSRRLSWYLSWGVGLLIGAGGFLVRVAVLSILLGENLWVLITSAASQVLDRLLGLVHIGGGPDLLQVQLMALALVLLQNLIYVLALHAVALWIFPRLKSPISEPPALLRPLLALDPL; this is encoded by the coding sequence ATGTCTTTGAGTCGCCGTCAGGCCCGACAGCTCACCGATACGGCTTATCTGGCGGCGGCCACCGCGTTGCTCTGGGTGGGCCTCTACTACCTCCCGGTGGGCGGAGCGCTGTTCCGGTTGGCCTTGCCCCTGCCCTTGGCTCTGTTGCAGCTGCGCCATAACGGCCGCTGCGCTGTGGAAGGGGTCACCGTGGCGGCCTTGCTGCTGGTGGCCTTGATGGGGCCGATCCGGGGCCCGTTGGTGCTCTTCCCCTATGGCTTCTTGGCCCTGTGGCTCGGCTGGTGCTGGAGCCGTCGCCTGAGTTGGTACCTGAGCTGGGGTGTGGGGTTGTTGATCGGCGCTGGTGGTTTCCTGGTGCGGGTGGCCGTGCTCTCGATCCTGCTGGGGGAAAACCTGTGGGTGCTGATCACCTCCGCGGCCTCCCAGGTGCTCGATCGCCTGCTGGGCTTGGTCCACATCGGTGGCGGACCGGATCTGTTGCAGGTGCAGCTGATGGCCTTGGCTTTGGTGCTGCTGCAAAACCTGATCTATGTGCTGGCGTTGCATGCGGTGGCCCTGTGGATCTTCCCGCGGCTGAAGAGCCCGATCAGTGAGCCGCCGGCGCTGCTGCGGCCCCTGCTCGCCCTCGATCCGCTTTGA
- a CDS encoding NAD(P)H-quinone oxidoreductase subunit N has protein sequence MAAADTVTTAAAPAVNAITSLQLNAGAIAPEGAVLLAMVACLLVDLAGEKAAARWVPLFSYVGLGGALGLLALQWDAAPLEPSFLGAFLADNLAIAFRAVVAASTLVSLLISWRYVERAGTPVGEYASILLAATLGAMLLCGATDLVSIFVSLETLSVASYLLSGYMKRDARSSEAALKYLLVGSAAAAVFLYGASLLYGLTGGRTSLEAVGIALQTSASPVAALALVFVLATVAFKIAAVPFHQWTPDVYEGSPTPVVAFLSVGSKAAGFALALRILVGCFEPFEAQWKLLFTVLAILSMVLGNVVALAQTSMKRMLAYSSIGQAGFVMIGLVCGTEDGYAAMVLYMAAYLFMNLGAFACIILFSLRTGSDRISDYAGLYQKDPLITLGLSLCLLSLGGIPPMLGFFGKIYLFFAGWADQQYLLVVVGLLTSVVSIYYYISVIKMMVVKEPHEASDVVKSYPEVNWSLAGLQPLRAALVSCVAVTAVGGILSNPLFTWASGAVAGTPMLQKALASAAGLPVD, from the coding sequence CTGGCTGCCGCCGACACCGTTACGACTGCGGCTGCTCCAGCGGTGAACGCCATCACCTCGCTGCAACTCAATGCAGGAGCCATCGCCCCGGAAGGTGCGGTCCTGCTGGCGATGGTGGCCTGCCTGCTCGTCGATCTGGCGGGCGAGAAAGCGGCTGCGCGTTGGGTCCCCCTCTTTTCTTATGTCGGTCTCGGCGGTGCGCTGGGCTTGCTGGCCCTGCAATGGGATGCGGCGCCCCTTGAGCCCTCCTTCCTCGGCGCCTTCCTGGCCGACAACCTCGCGATCGCCTTTCGGGCTGTGGTGGCGGCCTCAACCCTGGTGTCCCTGCTGATCAGCTGGCGCTACGTCGAGCGGGCCGGAACGCCCGTCGGTGAGTACGCCTCGATCCTGTTGGCCGCCACCCTCGGAGCGATGCTGCTCTGCGGAGCCACGGACCTGGTCAGCATCTTCGTCTCGCTCGAAACGCTGTCGGTCGCGAGTTACCTGCTGTCGGGCTACATGAAGCGCGACGCCCGCAGCTCTGAGGCGGCGCTCAAGTATCTCTTGGTGGGCTCGGCGGCCGCCGCGGTCTTCCTCTATGGCGCCTCGCTCCTCTACGGCCTGACCGGCGGCAGAACCAGCCTCGAAGCGGTTGGCATTGCGCTCCAGACCAGCGCCTCGCCGGTCGCGGCCCTCGCCCTGGTGTTCGTGCTCGCCACGGTTGCCTTCAAGATCGCAGCGGTGCCGTTCCACCAGTGGACCCCTGACGTCTACGAGGGCTCCCCGACTCCCGTGGTGGCCTTCCTCTCCGTGGGCTCCAAAGCCGCCGGTTTCGCCCTGGCTTTGCGCATCCTGGTGGGCTGCTTTGAACCCTTCGAAGCGCAGTGGAAGCTCCTGTTCACGGTCCTGGCGATCCTGAGCATGGTTCTGGGCAACGTGGTGGCCCTGGCTCAGACGTCCATGAAGCGGATGCTGGCCTACAGCTCGATTGGACAGGCCGGCTTCGTGATGATTGGCCTGGTCTGCGGCACCGAAGACGGCTACGCCGCCATGGTCCTCTACATGGCCGCCTACCTGTTCATGAACCTGGGGGCCTTCGCCTGCATCATCCTGTTCTCCCTGCGCACCGGCAGTGATCGGATCAGCGATTACGCGGGTCTCTATCAAAAGGATCCTCTGATCACCCTGGGCCTGAGCCTCTGCCTGCTCTCCCTCGGTGGCATTCCGCCGATGCTTGGCTTCTTCGGCAAGATCTATCTCTTCTTTGCCGGCTGGGCCGATCAGCAGTACCTGCTGGTGGTGGTCGGCCTGCTGACCTCTGTGGTCTCGATCTACTACTACATCTCGGTCATCAAAATGATGGTCGTGAAGGAGCCCCATGAGGCCTCCGACGTGGTCAAGTCCTACCCCGAGGTCAACTGGAGCCTGGCTGGACTGCAGCCCCTCCGCGCCGCCCT
- the topA gene encoding type I DNA topoisomerase, which translates to MAHTLVIVESPTKARTIRGFLPKDFKVEASMGHVRDLPNNASEIPAAHKGEKWANLGVNTTKDFEPLYVVPKDKKKTVKELKDALKGADQLLLATDEDREGESISWHLLQLLNPKVPVKRMVFHEITKEAIGRALEQTRELDMELVHAQETRRILDRLVGYTLSPLLWKKVAWGLSAGRVQSVAVRLLVQRERARRAFKSGSYWDLKAELAQGSSGFDAKLTHLKGERIAGGSDFDENTGGLKAGSKVRLLSEADARSLREAVLAAPWRVSSVEEKPTTRKPVAPFTTSTLQQEANRKLRLSARETMRTAQGLYERGFITYMRTDSVHLSDQAINAARNCVAEKYGKEYLSGSPRQFSTKARNAQEAHEAIRPAGESFRDPSATGLDGRDLALYELIWKRTVASQMAEARLTMLSVELEVDGGSLGPASFRANGKRIDFPGFFRAYVEGSDDPDAALEGQEVLLPSLKTGDSPSCKAVEALGHQTQPPARYSEAALVKMLEKEGIGRPSTYASIIGTIVDRGYATLQNNSLTPSFTAFAVTALLEEHFPDLVDTSFTARMEGTLDDISTGKVQWLPYLESFYKGDKGLETQVQQREGDIDPTASRTIALEGLPCVVRIGRFGAYLETKRVAEDGSEDVLKATLPNEITPADLDSEKAELILKQKADGPEALGEDPETGDLVYLLFGQYGPYVQRGQVSDDNPKPKRASLPKGTKPEDLSLEDALGLLRLPRHLGEHPDGGKVEAGLGRFGPYVVHHKGKGEKDYRSLKAEDDVLMVGLSRALELLAMPKRGRGGRTALKDLGTPEGADETIQLFDGPYGLYVKQGKVNASLPEGTTADTITLEQAVELLAAKAASGKGKGRKTAAKSTAAKKPAAKKPAAKKAPATTKTGRLRASAVRIIKAADS; encoded by the coding sequence GTGGCGCACACCCTCGTCATCGTTGAAAGCCCCACCAAGGCCCGCACCATCCGCGGGTTCTTGCCGAAGGACTTCAAGGTTGAGGCCTCAATGGGGCACGTGCGCGACTTGCCCAACAACGCCAGCGAGATCCCCGCGGCCCACAAGGGCGAGAAGTGGGCGAACCTCGGCGTGAACACGACCAAAGATTTCGAACCGCTCTACGTGGTTCCGAAGGACAAGAAGAAGACGGTCAAAGAACTGAAGGACGCCCTTAAAGGCGCCGATCAACTGCTCCTCGCGACCGACGAAGACCGCGAAGGTGAGTCCATCAGCTGGCACCTGCTGCAGCTCCTGAACCCGAAGGTTCCGGTCAAGCGGATGGTGTTCCACGAGATCACCAAGGAAGCCATCGGGCGAGCCCTGGAGCAGACCCGCGAGCTCGACATGGAGCTTGTCCATGCCCAGGAAACGCGGCGCATCCTGGATCGCCTGGTGGGCTACACCCTCTCGCCGCTCCTCTGGAAAAAGGTGGCTTGGGGCCTGAGCGCGGGCCGGGTTCAGTCCGTGGCCGTCCGCTTGCTGGTGCAACGGGAGCGGGCCCGGCGGGCGTTCAAGAGCGGCAGTTACTGGGATCTCAAGGCTGAGCTGGCCCAGGGCAGCAGCGGCTTTGACGCCAAGCTGACCCACCTCAAGGGCGAGCGCATTGCCGGCGGTTCGGATTTCGACGAGAACACCGGTGGGCTGAAGGCCGGCAGCAAAGTTCGCCTGCTGAGCGAGGCCGACGCCCGCAGCCTGCGCGAAGCGGTCTTGGCGGCTCCTTGGCGGGTGTCCTCCGTCGAGGAAAAGCCCACCACCCGGAAACCGGTGGCGCCCTTCACCACCAGCACCCTGCAGCAGGAGGCCAACCGCAAGCTCCGCCTGTCGGCGCGCGAGACGATGCGCACGGCCCAGGGGCTGTACGAGCGGGGCTTCATCACCTACATGCGCACCGACTCGGTGCACCTCAGTGACCAAGCCATCAACGCGGCCCGCAACTGCGTGGCTGAGAAATACGGCAAGGAGTACCTGAGCGGCTCCCCCCGTCAGTTCTCCACCAAGGCCCGCAATGCCCAGGAGGCCCATGAGGCGATTCGCCCGGCGGGTGAGAGCTTCAGGGACCCCTCGGCCACCGGCCTGGATGGCCGGGATCTGGCCCTTTACGAGCTGATCTGGAAGCGCACCGTGGCCTCCCAGATGGCCGAGGCGCGTCTGACCATGCTCAGCGTTGAGCTGGAGGTCGATGGCGGCAGCCTTGGGCCCGCCAGCTTCCGCGCCAATGGCAAGCGCATTGACTTCCCCGGTTTCTTCCGGGCCTATGTCGAGGGCAGCGATGACCCCGATGCCGCCCTCGAAGGGCAGGAAGTCCTGCTGCCAAGCCTGAAAACCGGCGACAGTCCCAGTTGCAAGGCCGTCGAAGCGCTGGGTCACCAAACCCAGCCCCCGGCTCGCTACAGCGAGGCTGCCCTGGTGAAGATGCTCGAGAAGGAAGGCATCGGTCGCCCCTCCACCTACGCCTCGATCATCGGCACCATCGTCGATCGCGGTTACGCGACGCTGCAGAACAACTCGCTGACCCCCAGCTTCACGGCCTTTGCCGTGACCGCCCTGCTGGAGGAGCACTTCCCGGATCTGGTGGACACCAGCTTCACCGCGCGGATGGAGGGGACCCTCGACGACATCTCCACCGGCAAGGTGCAGTGGCTGCCCTACCTGGAGAGCTTTTACAAGGGGGACAAGGGGCTCGAGACCCAAGTGCAGCAGCGGGAAGGGGACATTGACCCCACCGCCTCACGCACGATTGCCCTCGAGGGTCTCCCCTGCGTGGTGCGGATCGGTCGTTTTGGCGCCTATCTCGAAACCAAGCGGGTGGCGGAAGACGGCAGCGAGGACGTGCTGAAGGCCACCCTTCCCAACGAGATCACCCCAGCGGATCTGGACTCCGAAAAAGCGGAGCTGATCCTGAAGCAGAAGGCCGATGGTCCCGAGGCCCTCGGCGAAGATCCCGAGACCGGCGATTTGGTCTATCTGCTCTTCGGCCAATACGGACCCTATGTGCAGCGGGGCCAGGTCAGTGACGACAACCCCAAGCCCAAACGCGCCTCGCTCCCCAAGGGCACCAAGCCCGAGGACCTCAGCCTCGAAGATGCCCTGGGCTTGTTGCGTCTCCCCAGGCACCTCGGCGAACACCCCGATGGCGGGAAGGTGGAAGCCGGTCTGGGTCGCTTTGGCCCCTATGTGGTCCACCACAAGGGCAAGGGGGAGAAGGACTACCGCTCCCTCAAGGCCGAGGACGACGTGCTGATGGTGGGCCTCTCCCGTGCCCTGGAACTCCTTGCAATGCCCAAGCGCGGGCGCGGTGGCCGTACGGCCCTCAAGGACCTTGGGACCCCCGAGGGGGCCGATGAAACGATCCAGCTCTTTGATGGCCCCTATGGCCTTTATGTGAAGCAGGGCAAGGTGAACGCCTCGCTTCCTGAGGGCACCACGGCGGACACGATCACCCTCGAGCAGGCGGTCGAATTGCTCGCCGCCAAGGCCGCCTCAGGCAAGGGCAAGGGTCGCAAGACCGCGGCCAAATCCACAGCGGCGAAGAAGCCCGCCGCCAAGAAGCCAGCGGCGAAGAAAGCTCCGGCCACCACCAAGACCGGACGTCTGCGGGCGAGCGCTGTGAGGATCATCAAGGCGGCTGACAGCTGA